TGCGAACATTTTGTAGGATCTGTCCGCTAGAAGCGTCCAGCCATTTAATAATTCATGCGTTTTATTGGCCAATCTTTCTCCTCCTTTTTCTTTCCTATAATCGATTGTCATTATAACATGCAGTCTGCCCAATTTTTCCGTTTTCTTTCAAGAACACATTTTTAATGTCAAAGTTATGCAGAGATTATGAGTCTGCATGGGATGATCCATTTCAATATTGAGATTTCCTCTCCAAAATATATATATAATGATTAGAGTTTACTTAGTCCATCATTGAGGAGCTTGGAACATGTACAATACAATTTACCTAGTCAACTTCAGTTTTTATAAGATTATGGAGGACAATGTCAAACTGATCGATACTCATGTAAATCAGCAGGCAACAGAGAATAAAGAAAGCTTGGAGAGCCTTTTACGACTGCTTGGGTTTGAATTCATTGGCAATGATGATCTTTGGGGAGTTAGAACAGATAACATCATTATCATCGCTGAAATAAGCCAGAAAAAAAGCAGGGCCAATAAGCACTACCCATTTCAGCCGCTTTAATAGCAATCATAAAAATAGAAATGTCTTGTGCCATTTAATGAGGAGCACTGAAGTTGTACGTTGAATAAAATAACACATCAAGTTCCTGCACAACTAATGTGCAATCAGCCCCTTTCCCCATTGTTCAGTTTCAAATTCTAAGAATGGAACAATATAAATCAAGCTGGCAGTAAGCAAACGAACGAGCCTAGCCTTTGAATTAAGAAGTGTTACTGTTAACATTCTCTGTATTTTCATACATAGAATACGCAATTTCAAAAAAACCTCTAATCGGCTGCTGCTCACTCATGGGGAGTTGCTCTTTTTCAACACGGGGACTTATAAATTCAGATCAGGTTATACTATCTGTAAAAATTTTTTAAGGAGGCATCACCTATGATTGATAAAGTCTGCACCATTGGACCTGCAAGCAGCAAAGAAGAAATCCTCCAAGGGCTTGTCGAAAAAGGAATGACTATTATCAGGTTAAACATGTCACATGGCAGCCAAACAGATCATCTCGCTGTTATAGAAGCGGTTCGAAGCATAAGCAAGACAACAGGAATTGCCATCAAGATACTAGGAGATTTGCAAGGGCCGAAAATCCGCTTAGGAAAAATAACGGGAGATAAGGTATTGTTGAAGGATGGGGACAGCTTCATGCTGACCGTTGATGAAATAGATGGAGATAACACACAGGCAAGTGTTGATTACAAGGGGTTTATCCAAGATATAAAGGTTGGAAGCAGAGTCCTTATTAATGATGGTGAGGTAGAGCTTCATGTTGTTGAAACAGGGGAAAGCACCGCCAAAACGATTGTTAAAGCAGGGGGAAGCATCGCATCTCGAAAAGGTGTCAACGTTCCAGGAACATCCCTGTCGTTACCTGCTATTACAGAAAAAGACAAAGGGGATATTGAGTTTCTGTTAAAGCATGATATAGATATTATCGCATGCTCCTTTATTCGAAAAGCAAATCATTTACAGGAAATAAGAGAATATATAAAAACATTCACCAACACTCCGCCAAAGCTGATGGCAAAAATTGAGACATTAGAGGCAGTATCCAGCTTTATTGATATTTGTGAAGCAGCAGATGCTATCATGCTGGCAAGGGGTGACTTAGGTGTGGAGCTTCCTTATTATTGGATACCTCTCTTGCAAAAAGCGATACTTGCTGAATGTAATAAAAGCGGAAAATTCGTTGTGACTGCTACACAAATGCTTCAGTCTATGACAGAAAATGCTGTTCCTACAAGAGCAGAAGTAACAGATGTATTCCAAGCTGTTTTAGACGGCACAAATGGTGTAATGCTTTCAGCAGAGAGCGCTGTCGGAAAGCATCCGCTAGAAAGCATTCATGTGCTTACCACAGCAGCTGCTTTCTCTGAACGTTTTAAACAGACTATGCCTGACAGCTACACTGATCTCATCGATTTACTAAAGCAAGAACTATGATATACAGCTGGAGGATCACCCTCCAGCTGTATTGTCATTTCCTTAAAGGAAGCCACTCAAGCACATCCTGAATTTTTTTATCCCAATATCCCCATTCATGTTCTCCTGGAGAGAATTCATACGTATAGTCAAATGCAGTATGTTCACAAGCCTGCTTAAACCGCTTATTATCTTCAAATAGAAAGTCCTCTGTGCCGCAGCATTGGTAAAGGGAAGGTTTCACGTTCTGATCCTTTACCTTTTCTACAAGAGAAAATAGATCATGCTCTGTCCCTCTAATGCTGTTTTCTCCAAAGATAAGCTGATAAAGGCCACCTTCTGATCTATCTTGAAGTGTTTCTACATCCATTGCACCTGAAAGGCTGGCTGCTGCGATAAAACTATCGGGCTTATTCAGAGCCCATTTGAATGCTCCATAGCCGCCCATCGACAGGCCTGCCACAAAATTATCTTCCCTTGCTTCTGATAAAGGAAAAAAAGACCTTGCGACCATAGGCAGCTCCTCTGTCAAAAAAGTCCAATATTTGTTGCCGTAAGCCATATTTGTATAAAAACTTCTGTCAACCTGCGGCATAACTACTGCTAAGCCAAGGGGTGCCGCATAGCGCTCAATAGATGTCCTTCTTGTCCATATCGTGTGGTCATCACTCAGCCCGTGAAGTAAATAGAGTGTCTGGTGCTTATTCCCGCTGACAGTATTTTTCATGCCAATTTGTGCGTTTGTTTCCTGCGGCAGAATTACTGTCATCGAAGTGCTCAATTGCAAGCTTTCAGAGAAAAAATCACATTTAATCAATGCCATATTGCCTGTCACCTCTCCTATTATTTAAACGCTTTCACATAAGGGAATTATAGCCGTTTTTTTCCTGTTTGGGAATTCATCTGCTCTTTCCATCCCTTTCCTAAAAGAGAAATACAAGCAGGCTTAATGAAACATATTTTTTTCTGTTTTTGCAAAAGCTAAAACAGAATCCTTATCGTTATGAAGGAGAGAAAAATGTGGACATAAATTGGTATATACTGTGTGCGGCAATTCTGTCAGGGGCAGCAGGATGTACACTCGTGCTTTGGAAAAAGTTCCAGTACTATAAAACAACCCTTCTCATTCATGCCGTGCTTTCCATCCTGCTTTGTTTATTCTTTTATTTTAATGGCTTTTACCGCTATGCACTTCCCGTCAGCTATATTCTGCCAGCTGTCGTAATAAATTTCGGGCTGTTTATTACATTTCTAATTCGATTTGAACCGAAGGGAGATACATTCCGCTTCTATTTTGTCTTAATTACCTGGACCTTCAGCCTTGAAATTGTGCTGGAATACTTCGGCTTTATCCGTTTTAGAAATGGCTGGGATTTTTGGGATTCTTACAGCCTTTATTGGATTTATGCAAGAATATTTAGTCATATCGGCAAACGATTGGTCCCGATGGATGGAAGAACACCTGTCAATATTTCCAACCGAGGATTTCGTACTCTTTATTACATGACCATCTTCTTTTTCTTTATCGGACTGTTAATCTTGCTCCGAACTGCTGCCTAACATGCTAAAAGCACAGCAAAAAAAGCTTGAACAAAACGCTTCAAGCTTTTCATCACTACATAAAGGTACTTGTTTGGACAGGAAAGAGCTGACCGTCAATGGAGAAGGAGATTCTCCCTGTTTCTTCTGAAACAACGATAACCAATGCATCTGTCTGCTCTGTTATGCCGATAGCTGCTCTATGTCTTGTACCGAGTTTATCTTTCCCATTATAAAATTGAGACGTAGGAAAAATATTAGCAGCCGACACAATCATATCTTTATCAATCAATACACCGCCATCATGTAGCGGGTTCCCTGGATAGAAAATGGCTTCAAGTAGGTTGGAAGACAGTTGTGCATTTAAGGTAATCCCGGAATGGACGAAATCCTCTAAATTATCCTTTCTTTTCATAGCAATCAGCGCACCATGCCGCTTCTCCGAAAATTGCTGGGCAGATGCCGTAAGCATCTCCATATAATCTGTGAACGGCTCCAAATAGGATTGCAAATAGTAAGAGGCTGCGAAGCTGTGAATGCTTTTAAACTGCTTGTTCATTTTCTCAAAATCATTTAAAACACAGCAATCTCGTTCACCAATGGAGTCATACAGGCTATGGAGATTTGCTAATAGAGAATGCAAATCTGCTTTAAGCTGACTCTTAATAAAAAGCGGCATATTCATATCCTCTGCAGACAAGCTAACACTCCTTTTTCCTCATGCTCCTTTTTCTATACTATTTCCACTCTATTGCCTTTCTATTCAGCAGCTGCTTGTTGGTGAAGGAATGAAATTCTCCTAATAAATTTGGTTTTTTAGCATATTTACCTTTCTTATGAAGGATTTTCCACTCTATTAGCGAAATGATAGACAAGACATAACGAAACATCAACATAAGGGGTTGATTTAGATTGCAATGGAAAAAAATGATTATCTGGCTTATCGGGATAGTGATTGGCATTGGGGGATTGACTGCCTCCGTCGTTTTCGCTGTCTTGATATTCTTAGAAAAAGATAAACCTTTAGAATCAAAGAGTGAAAAGCCTGCCGTGAGTGCAGCTTCTTCTCAGTCGGCAGGGTCAGAAGATATGAGCACAGAACCAGTCCATGAACCAATGGATGAAAGCATCGTTACATTGGCTGACGGCTCAAGCGGCCATGACTTTATCTCTGATTGGCATGATTTCTATAATGAAACACTAGGCTGGGGTAAACTTGAGACAGCGGATTATACAGAACAAAAAGAAGCGGCAGAAAGCATACTGTCCCAAGCTGAGAATATGGTCATTAATAACAGTCAAATCTCTGCTGATTTAGACCTTATTAAAGAAGCGGCAAACCTTGTAGCAGCAAACGACAATCGAGATGCTATGCGCAGCCTCCATCGATACTTTCACGACTTAGACATATATTTTAATGGCTACGATTATACCCAAACTTTTGGTGTTACTTCCTTTAAAGGAGAATAACGAACAATGCCTAATTTTTTCGCCTGTTGAAGAAATTAGGCTTTTTTATTTCATTGTTATAGCGTTTATGAAAGATGTGCGTCGCAGCAGGAGACAGAGGCGGAATCAGCCAAGCCCAATTTCCAGTTATATCCCGGCCTGCCTCCACCTCCTTGCCTTCAAATATTTTAAACTGCTGTGCCGCTGTATGATGATCAACAATGGTCACACCTAATTGCCGAAATGATTCCAAAACGGCAATATTCAATTCGACAAGCGCCTTGTCTTTCCATAAAGAGGCAGACTTTTTCGTTTGAAGTCCCATTGCTTCCCCAATAGCTGGAAGCATATTATAACGGTTTTCATCAGCAAGGTTTCTTGCGCCGATTTCTGTTCCCATATACCAGCCGTTAAATGGGGCTGCAGTATAAGAAATGCCGCCAATCTCCAGCCTCATGCTCGAAATGATCGGCACAGCATACCACTGCAGCTCT
This DNA window, taken from Niallia sp. Man26, encodes the following:
- the pyk gene encoding pyruvate kinase codes for the protein MIDKVCTIGPASSKEEILQGLVEKGMTIIRLNMSHGSQTDHLAVIEAVRSISKTTGIAIKILGDLQGPKIRLGKITGDKVLLKDGDSFMLTVDEIDGDNTQASVDYKGFIQDIKVGSRVLINDGEVELHVVETGESTAKTIVKAGGSIASRKGVNVPGTSLSLPAITEKDKGDIEFLLKHDIDIIACSFIRKANHLQEIREYIKTFTNTPPKLMAKIETLEAVSSFIDICEAADAIMLARGDLGVELPYYWIPLLQKAILAECNKSGKFVVTATQMLQSMTENAVPTRAEVTDVFQAVLDGTNGVMLSAESAVGKHPLESIHVLTTAAAFSERFKQTMPDSYTDLIDLLKQEL
- a CDS encoding alpha/beta hydrolase family protein; protein product: MALIKCDFFSESLQLSTSMTVILPQETNAQIGMKNTVSGNKHQTLYLLHGLSDDHTIWTRRTSIERYAAPLGLAVVMPQVDRSFYTNMAYGNKYWTFLTEELPMVARSFFPLSEAREDNFVAGLSMGGYGAFKWALNKPDSFIAAASLSGAMDVETLQDRSEGGLYQLIFGENSIRGTEHDLFSLVEKVKDQNVKPSLYQCCGTEDFLFEDNKRFKQACEHTAFDYTYEFSPGEHEWGYWDKKIQDVLEWLPLRK
- the cdaS gene encoding sporulation-specific diadenylate cyclase CdaS, with translation MSAEDMNMPLFIKSQLKADLHSLLANLHSLYDSIGERDCCVLNDFEKMNKQFKSIHSFAASYYLQSYLEPFTDYMEMLTASAQQFSEKRHGALIAMKRKDNLEDFVHSGITLNAQLSSNLLEAIFYPGNPLHDGGVLIDKDMIVSAANIFPTSQFYNGKDKLGTRHRAAIGITEQTDALVIVVSEETGRISFSIDGQLFPVQTSTFM